From Halobacterium sp. R2-5, the proteins below share one genomic window:
- a CDS encoding 50S ribosomal protein L11 translates to MAETIEVLVAGGQADPGPPLGPELGPTPVDVQAVVQEINDQTEAFDGTEVPVTVEYEEDGSFSIEVGVPPTAALVKDEAGFETGSGEPNEDFVADISIEQLKTIAEQKKPDLLAYDTRNAAKEVAGTCASMGVTIEGEDARTFKQRVADGDYDDVLGAEEAAA, encoded by the coding sequence ATGGCTGAGACGATCGAAGTACTCGTGGCTGGCGGTCAGGCCGACCCCGGGCCGCCGCTCGGTCCCGAACTCGGACCGACGCCCGTCGACGTGCAGGCCGTCGTACAGGAGATCAACGACCAGACCGAAGCGTTCGACGGCACGGAAGTGCCGGTCACCGTCGAGTACGAGGAGGACGGGTCGTTCAGCATCGAAGTCGGCGTCCCGCCGACGGCCGCTCTCGTGAAAGACGAGGCCGGCTTCGAGACCGGTTCCGGCGAGCCCAACGAGGACTTCGTCGCGGACATCTCCATCGAGCAGCTGAAGACCATCGCGGAGCAGAAGAAGCCCGACCTCCTCGCGTACGACACGCGCAACGCCGCCAAGGAGGTCGCCGGCACCTGCGCCTCCATGGGCGTCACCATCGAGGGCGAGGACGCGCGGACGTTCAAGCAGCGCGTCGCGGACGGCGACTACGACGACGTGCTGGGTGCGGAAGAAGCGGCAGCGTAA
- a CDS encoding AarF/UbiB family protein: MSGFVRRYLSVVVRFLPFAVAFLRDRRRFLAFGPPRQVGEETHRRRAERMRDTMLDLGPAFIKVGQVLSTRPDIVPPTYTDVFRTLQDQIPEGTGGDPQEVLREEIGDDLDLSTLEPVAGGSLAFVYTVVHGGERIALKVRRPGVEPVIERDLRVIRGLLPVVGVFLPERQQYSVRNAADDFEEIILAELDFDRERAIMAEIGENFADDDRVAIPGVYDDLSSERVLAMEYRTGRKITDDDAFEGVDVGPREMATRITKVYLEMGLVDGVFHADPHPGNLAVTDEGRLLVYDFGMSERLPPSVQADIVGLYRALVRRDVDALVDALVALDVLEASVDRAEVRRVLELVIENLEGRSAVTWRAIITELTSTLRAFPFRIPPDVMLLVRVGTVGEGVCRQLDPEFDFLAAVRSFLVEEGFIESELGAVVEEVWGDVSRSLPALTRVPARFDRALGQLERGELVVRTEPADRGESRDPPLGYAVLAGALTVAGSVFTLHARPYEVPALALAAVFLLAYLAGRRR, encoded by the coding sequence ATGAGCGGCTTCGTTCGTCGATATCTCTCGGTCGTCGTCCGGTTCCTCCCGTTCGCCGTCGCGTTCCTCCGCGACCGGCGCCGGTTCCTCGCGTTCGGCCCGCCGCGGCAGGTCGGCGAGGAGACCCACAGGCGGCGGGCCGAACGCATGCGCGACACGATGCTGGACCTCGGTCCCGCGTTCATCAAGGTCGGACAGGTGCTCTCGACGCGGCCCGACATCGTGCCGCCGACGTACACCGACGTGTTCCGGACGCTCCAGGACCAGATTCCGGAGGGGACCGGCGGCGACCCGCAGGAGGTCCTTCGCGAGGAGATCGGCGACGACCTCGACCTCTCGACGCTGGAGCCGGTCGCCGGCGGCTCGCTCGCGTTCGTGTACACCGTCGTCCACGGCGGGGAGCGGATCGCGCTGAAAGTCCGGCGGCCGGGCGTCGAGCCCGTCATCGAGCGGGACCTCCGGGTCATCCGCGGGCTGCTCCCGGTCGTCGGCGTCTTCCTCCCGGAACGCCAGCAGTACTCCGTCCGGAACGCAGCCGACGACTTCGAGGAGATCATCCTCGCGGAGCTCGACTTCGACCGGGAGCGAGCGATCATGGCCGAAATCGGGGAGAACTTCGCGGACGACGACCGCGTCGCCATCCCCGGCGTCTACGACGACCTCTCGTCCGAGCGCGTGCTGGCCATGGAGTACCGTACCGGCCGGAAGATAACCGACGACGACGCGTTCGAGGGCGTCGACGTTGGCCCGCGCGAGATGGCGACCCGCATCACGAAGGTCTACCTGGAGATGGGGCTCGTCGACGGCGTGTTCCACGCCGACCCCCACCCGGGGAACCTCGCCGTCACGGACGAGGGACGGCTGCTCGTCTACGACTTCGGGATGAGCGAGCGGCTCCCGCCGTCCGTGCAGGCGGACATCGTCGGCCTGTACCGCGCGCTGGTGCGGCGCGATGTCGACGCGCTCGTCGACGCGCTCGTCGCGCTCGACGTCCTCGAAGCGAGCGTCGACCGCGCCGAAGTGCGTCGCGTCCTCGAACTCGTCATCGAGAACCTGGAGGGCCGGTCGGCGGTCACCTGGCGGGCGATCATCACGGAGCTGACGTCGACGCTGCGGGCGTTCCCGTTCCGCATTCCGCCGGACGTGATGCTGCTCGTCCGGGTCGGCACCGTCGGCGAGGGCGTCTGCCGCCAGCTCGACCCCGAGTTCGACTTCCTCGCGGCCGTCCGCTCGTTCCTCGTCGAGGAGGGGTTCATCGAGAGCGAACTCGGGGCGGTCGTCGAAGAGGTCTGGGGGGACGTCAGCCGGTCGTTGCCCGCACTGACGCGCGTCCCCGCGCGGTTCGACCGGGCGCTCGGCCAGCTCGAACGCGGCGAGCTCGTGGTTCGAACGGAGCCGGCCGACCGCGGGGAGTCACGCGACCCGCCGCTCGGGTACGCGGTCCTCGCTGGCGCACTGACCGTCGCCGGGTCGGTGTTCACGCTCCACGCCCGGCCCTACGAGGTGCCGGCGCTCGCCCTCGCGGCGGTGTTCCTGCTCGCCTACCTCGCTGGCCGCCGTCGGTAA
- a CDS encoding GTP-binding protein, producing MGLEEEIESLEEEISETPYNKSTEAHIGRLKAKLAEKKEKLEAQQSGGSGGGGYAVEQHGDATVALVGFPSVGKSSLINAMTNADSEVGSYEFTTLNVNPGMLEYRGANIQLLDVPGLIEGAAGGRGGGKEILSVIRAADLVIFMLSAFEIEQYERLAEELYNVNIRVDEEPPSVTVRRKGKDGIDVNTSGDLDLDHDTVKEILRERGFINADVTIRGNPSVDELIDGVMDNRVYMPSLVAVNKVDLIEPSYAETMKADLREQGIDPEEAIFISAEEEKGLDSLKEQMWEDLGLIRVYMDKPGRGVDYEEPLIVREGDTVDDALQKLGGTLDERFRFARVTGPSAKHDEQQVGRDHVLEDEDVMRVVARR from the coding sequence ATGGGTCTGGAGGAGGAAATCGAATCGCTCGAAGAAGAAATCTCGGAAACGCCGTACAACAAGTCGACGGAGGCCCACATCGGCCGGCTGAAGGCGAAGCTCGCGGAGAAGAAGGAGAAGCTGGAGGCCCAGCAGTCCGGCGGCAGCGGCGGCGGGGGCTACGCCGTCGAGCAGCACGGCGACGCGACGGTGGCGCTCGTCGGGTTCCCCTCCGTGGGGAAGTCCTCGCTCATCAACGCGATGACGAACGCGGACAGCGAGGTCGGCTCCTACGAGTTCACCACCCTCAACGTCAACCCCGGCATGCTGGAGTACCGCGGCGCGAACATCCAGCTACTGGACGTGCCGGGGCTCATCGAGGGCGCGGCGGGCGGCCGCGGCGGCGGCAAGGAGATTCTCTCGGTGATCCGGGCCGCGGACCTGGTCATCTTCATGCTGTCCGCGTTCGAGATCGAGCAGTACGAGCGCCTCGCCGAGGAGCTCTACAACGTGAACATCCGCGTGGACGAGGAGCCCCCGTCGGTGACCGTCCGCCGGAAGGGCAAGGACGGCATCGACGTCAACACCTCCGGCGACCTCGACCTCGACCACGACACAGTCAAGGAGATTCTGCGCGAGCGCGGGTTCATCAACGCCGACGTCACCATCCGCGGGAACCCCTCCGTGGACGAACTCATCGACGGCGTGATGGACAACCGCGTCTACATGCCGTCGCTGGTCGCGGTGAACAAGGTCGACCTCATCGAGCCGTCGTACGCGGAGACGATGAAGGCGGACCTCCGCGAGCAGGGCATCGACCCCGAGGAGGCCATCTTCATCTCCGCTGAGGAGGAGAAAGGGCTCGACTCGCTCAAGGAGCAGATGTGGGAGGACCTCGGCCTCATCCGCGTCTACATGGACAAGCCCGGCCGCGGCGTCGACTACGAGGAGCCGCTCATCGTCCGCGAGGGCGACACCGTCGACGACGCCCTCCAGAAGCTCGGCGGCACGCTCGACGAGCGCTTCCGGTTCGCGCGCGTCACCGGGCCGTCGGCGAAACACGACGAACAGCAGGTCGGCCGCGACCACGTCCTCGAAGACGAGGACGTCATGCGCGTCGTCGCGCGGCGGTAG